ATGGAAAATAATAAAAAAATAGTTTTAAGTGTTAAAAATCTAAAAAAATATTTTCAAAATAAAAACTCAATTACAAAAGCAATTGATGGTTTATCTTTTGATTTATATGAAGGTGAAATTTTAGGTCTAATTGGTGAATCTGGAAGTGGTAAAACAACTGTAGGTAGATCTCTTATAAGATTAATTGAAGATAAAAATGGTCAAGTTATTCTCAATAATGAAATTATTACTGGTAAAAAAATTTCAAGAAAAAAAGATCGTTTTTTAAGAAAAAATATGCAAATGATTTTTCAAGATCCACATGCATCTTTAAATCCACAAAAAAACATTTATTCTATTTTGAAAGAGCCTTTAAAAGTTAATAATGTAATTAAAGAAAAAATGCAGGATATTTTTTCTGATTGAGAAAACATAACAGATAATTTTAAATATGAATTTATTAAGAAATATCATCAAATTAAATTAGATAATAATAATATTATTATTCAAAATGCTGAAAATTATTTTGGTGATTGAAGAAACACATTTCGAAAAATTAATTTTAATAAAATTTATCATACAACAAAATCATATGAAGAAGTTTTTAATTCATTTTATCTTTATATAACACAAAGACAGTTTTATGAATCTAATGCAATAAATCAACTTTATAAAAATTCATCTAAGCTTTTATCTTTTTATTTTGAAAAACAAAAAGATTATCGTGAAAAGAAATTTTCTTTTGATGAAAAAGATTTAGTTGAAACAAAACAAGAATTACTATTTAGAAGAAAATTACTTTATGATACAGAAGAAAACTATAATAATAAAGAAAAATTAAAAAAATTAAAAAAATTATTAAAAGAAAAAACTGAAGAATATAAAGAAAATATAAGTAATTCTAATAAATATTTAAAAAATTTTATTGATCAATTTAAAAATGAAGCATTGTTAAACAAAAATCAAGCTTATAGCCAATATGATTTTTATGTTTTCTCTAATTTTTACAAAAAATATTTAGTTAATAAAAAATCTAAAAATATTTTATCTAAAAAATATTATTCAAAAAATAAAGAACATTTATTAAAAAATTTAAAGTATTTATCTATTGAAAACATTGATGATTTAATTAAAAAAATTCAATATTTTAATGAAGATACTTTAAAACTTTTTGCAAATAAATATGTAAAAATTATTGATGAAAATAATCTTATTTCTTTATCTACTAAAGACTTAGAAGCAAAAATTATCGATGAATATGAAAAACTTGATTTAAGTTATTATTTTGAACTAGCTAATAATGCTAAGAAAAAATTTGAACAAGAAATTGCTGAAATAAAAGAAGAAATTTTGTTTGTTAACTCAAAAATTATTAAAACCAAAAGCCATGAAAAATATAATTTATTAAAATATCAACTTGCAGATAAAAAATATAAAAAAGCTCAATGTGTGTTTAAAAGTGAACTTAATAAATATTTAGTAAATTTTAATGCTTGATTAAAACAAATTCAAAATTTAATTTCGTTAAAAGATAAAGAAATTATTAAAATTCATGAAAAACAAAAGGAATTAGATCGCCATTATCGTGAAATCTATCAGAAATTTTTAATTTGATTAAAAAATAAAATGCTTGATGAAAAACATGATAAAAACTTTATAAAATCTATTATAAATCATTTCAAACAAAAAAATAATGATAAAAAAGATAATTTTAAAAGATATGATGAAGAAATGGTAGAAATAAATAAACTTTATTATAAAATATTATTTTTATTAAGAATACATAACAACAAACTTAATTGAAACACTAAAAAACAAATTAAAAGTATTCTTTATAGTGAAACAATATTTAATATTTTAGAAGAAGTAGGTTTATTAAGACAATTTGTTTATCGTTATCCACATGAATTTTCAGGTGGGCAAAGACAAAGAATTGTTATTGCAAGAGCTCTAATTAGTGAACCAAAAATAATTATTGCTGATGAGCCAATTGCTTCCTTAGATATTTCAATTCAAGCGCAAATTGTTAATTTATTAAAAGAAATTGTTGCAAAAAAGAAAATTTCAATGATTTTTATAGCTCATGATTTATCAATGGTTGAATATGTAGCTGATAAAATTATGATTATGCATTTTGGTAAAGTTGTAGAACAAGGTAATGTTAAAGAAATTTATGAAAATCCAAAACACCCTTACACAATTAATTTATTCAAATCAATACCGAAAATTTCAAATGCTAATATTCCTTTTATAGCTTCTGAATTTCAAAATAATTACTTAATTGAACAAACACAAGAACAAAATCCTATTATTACAAAACAAGTTAAAAATAGTGAAAGCCATTTTGTAAGTGGTACAGAAAAACAATTAAAAGAATGATTAAATAATGAAGAAAATTAATTATTTTTGAAAAAAATACATTATTAAAAAAATAACAAAATGAGATTATTCATTTATTTTTATATGGTTTATTATTTTTTTAATAATGTTTTTATTATTAATTTTTTCATTTAATAAACTGGTTTGATATAAAGCTGCCATGATTATAGCAGGATTAAATATTGCTAAATTGTTATTTACAATTATTTTGCGTTTAGGTTTGTTCGAAACTTTTAGTTTAAAAAAACAGATTTATAGTTATAACAAAGAAATAAAACAAAAAAAACATGACCAAAAATTAGATGAACATTTAAAAAAATATTATGTAAATAAAAAAAATAAAACTAATTTAAACTTGCTTATAGATTTTTTATTAGCAATGCTTTTATTTATTTTATCTTTACCATTTGAAATTTAAATATAACTTTTTTAGTTTTTCAGTATAAAAATATTAAATTTAAAGTATAATAATTTTATAAACATTATTAAAAAAAAGATCTAATTTATTCTGCTTTATAATATATTTTTTATAAAAAGTTTTATTAATGTTTATATTTTTTTTGAAAATCAAAAGGAGAATTAAAGAAGAATTATATGGAATTTAAATTTGTTAAACCAAAACATGTAATGTTAAGTAAAAATGATTTAATTCGTTTTATTGATATTGATGGAAACTGAATTAAGACAGTTGATAAATCATTTGATCCTAAATTATCAAAAGAAGAATTAATTAAAGCTTATAAAACAATGGTTTTATCAAGACAACAAGACACATACATGACTCAACTTCAAAGACAAGGTAGAATGTTAACATTTGCGCCTAACTTTGGTGAAGAGGCGCTACAAGTAGCTTCAGCTATGGTGTTAAAAAAAGAAGATTGATTTGTACCAGCATTCAGATCTAATGCAACTATGCTTTACATGGGAATGCCTATGAAAAATCAATTATTATATTGAAATGGAAATGAAAGAGGAAATGTTGTTCCTGAAGGAATTAATTTATTACCTATTAATATACCAATTGGAACACAAACATCACACGCAGCAGGAATTGCATATGCTGCTAAATTAAGAGGAGAAAAAGCGGTTTCAGTTTCATTTATTGGAAATGGTGGGACAGCTGAAGGTGAATTTTATGAAGCAATGAATATTTCTTCAATTTGAAAATGACCAACAGTTTTCTGTGTAAATAACAACCAATGATCAATTTCAACACCAGATCACTTAGAAACTGGTTCTGAAACTATTGCTGCTAAAGCACACGCAGCAGGTATCCCTGGTGTTAGAGTTGATGGAAATGACTTTTTTGCTTCTTATGCAGTTATGAAAGAAGCTGTTGAGTATGCAAGAGCTGGACATGGACCTGTTTTAGTGGAATTTGTAACATGAAGACAAGGGCCACATACCACTTCAGATAACCCAAGAGTTTATAGAACTGAAGAAGTAGAAAAAGAAAATGAAAAATGAGAACCATTCCACAGAATGGAAAAATATCTTTTTGACCACGGTTATTTAACTGAGGAAGAAAAAACTAAAATTTGAGATGAATCAATGGAATATGTAAAAGAACAATACAATGAATCATTGAAAGAATTAGATATGGACATTGAAGAAATTTTTGA
This Mesomycoplasma neurolyticum DNA region includes the following protein-coding sequences:
- a CDS encoding ATP-binding cassette domain-containing protein, with amino-acid sequence MENNKKIVLSVKNLKKYFQNKNSITKAIDGLSFDLYEGEILGLIGESGSGKTTVGRSLIRLIEDKNGQVILNNEIITGKKISRKKDRFLRKNMQMIFQDPHASLNPQKNIYSILKEPLKVNNVIKEKMQDIFSDWENITDNFKYEFIKKYHQIKLDNNNIIIQNAENYFGDWRNTFRKINFNKIYHTTKSYEEVFNSFYLYITQRQFYESNAINQLYKNSSKLLSFYFEKQKDYREKKFSFDEKDLVETKQELLFRRKLLYDTEENYNNKEKLKKLKKLLKEKTEEYKENISNSNKYLKNFIDQFKNEALLNKNQAYSQYDFYVFSNFYKKYLVNKKSKNILSKKYYSKNKEHLLKNLKYLSIENIDDLIKKIQYFNEDTLKLFANKYVKIIDENNLISLSTKDLEAKIIDEYEKLDLSYYFELANNAKKKFEQEIAEIKEEILFVNSKIIKTKSHEKYNLLKYQLADKKYKKAQCVFKSELNKYLVNFNAWLKQIQNLISLKDKEIIKIHEKQKELDRHYREIYQKFLIWLKNKMLDEKHDKNFIKSIINHFKQKNNDKKDNFKRYDEEMVEINKLYYKILFLLRIHNNKLNWNTKKQIKSILYSETIFNILEEVGLLRQFVYRYPHEFSGGQRQRIVIARALISEPKIIIADEPIASLDISIQAQIVNLLKEIVAKKKISMIFIAHDLSMVEYVADKIMIMHFGKVVEQGNVKEIYENPKHPYTINLFKSIPKISNANIPFIASEFQNNYLIEQTQEQNPIITKQVKNSESHFVSGTEKQLKEWLNNEEN
- the pdhA gene encoding pyruvate dehydrogenase (acetyl-transferring) E1 component subunit alpha; protein product: MEFKFVKPKHVMLSKNDLIRFIDIDGNWIKTVDKSFDPKLSKEELIKAYKTMVLSRQQDTYMTQLQRQGRMLTFAPNFGEEALQVASAMVLKKEDWFVPAFRSNATMLYMGMPMKNQLLYWNGNERGNVVPEGINLLPINIPIGTQTSHAAGIAYAAKLRGEKAVSVSFIGNGGTAEGEFYEAMNISSIWKWPTVFCVNNNQWSISTPDHLETGSETIAAKAHAAGIPGVRVDGNDFFASYAVMKEAVEYARAGHGPVLVEFVTWRQGPHTTSDNPRVYRTEEVEKENEKWEPFHRMEKYLFDHGYLTEEEKTKIWDESMEYVKEQYNESLKELDMDIEEIFDHTYAELPEELQEQKDEAIAYFKSKEAK